In a single window of the Luteolibacter sp. Y139 genome:
- a CDS encoding CCA tRNA nucleotidyltransferase, with amino-acid sequence MPDARSTAIALAKRLKEAGHTAYFAGGCVRDRLLGKAPKDYDIATSAIPEQVLKLFPGSNEVGAHFGVVIAKSHGHHVEIATFRTDGSYRDGRRPETVSFSTPEEDSQRRDFTINGLFEDPETGEVIDFVGGQADLKAGVLRAIGDPTARFAEDSLRLMRAVRFAVTLGFEIEAATWTAMCAHADGLARISPERIRDEFSRMIVLPKRARALELLVDSGLIHHFLPEVLALMGCEQPPEWHPEGDVFTHTKIMLTMLEDDAPLELCLAVLLHDIAKPPTQTLDGDRIRFNGHDALGATMAEEILRRMKYPNDVIEAVSFMVSRHMQFMNVQQMRVARLKRFMAEPTFPLELELHRVDCASSNGFTENLDFVKGKQAEFAAEPLIPPPLVTGRDLIDLGLKPGPPFKELLEAVQTEQLEGRLTERDEALAWVRERL; translated from the coding sequence GTGCCCGATGCCCGTTCGACCGCGATTGCCCTCGCCAAGCGTCTCAAGGAGGCGGGGCATACCGCGTACTTCGCGGGCGGCTGCGTGAGGGATCGGTTGTTGGGCAAAGCTCCGAAGGACTACGATATCGCGACCTCTGCGATTCCGGAGCAGGTCTTGAAACTGTTCCCCGGCTCGAATGAAGTTGGTGCGCATTTCGGCGTGGTGATCGCGAAGTCGCATGGCCATCACGTCGAGATCGCGACCTTCCGGACCGATGGCTCGTATCGCGATGGCCGGCGGCCGGAAACGGTGAGCTTTTCCACGCCGGAGGAGGATTCACAACGGCGCGACTTTACGATCAATGGACTCTTTGAGGATCCGGAGACTGGAGAGGTGATCGATTTCGTGGGCGGTCAGGCGGATTTGAAGGCGGGTGTCTTGCGGGCGATCGGCGATCCTACCGCGCGCTTCGCTGAGGATTCGCTGCGGCTGATGCGTGCGGTGCGGTTCGCGGTGACGCTGGGATTTGAAATCGAAGCCGCGACGTGGACGGCGATGTGCGCACATGCCGATGGCTTGGCGCGGATCTCGCCGGAGCGGATTCGCGATGAGTTCTCGCGAATGATCGTGCTGCCGAAGCGAGCGAGGGCGTTGGAGCTGCTTGTGGACTCCGGCTTGATCCATCATTTCCTGCCGGAGGTGCTGGCGTTGATGGGCTGCGAGCAGCCGCCTGAATGGCATCCGGAGGGCGACGTGTTCACGCACACGAAGATCATGCTCACGATGTTAGAGGATGATGCTCCGCTGGAGCTATGCCTCGCCGTGCTGCTGCACGATATCGCCAAGCCTCCCACGCAAACCCTCGATGGCGATCGAATCCGGTTCAATGGCCACGATGCGCTCGGAGCGACGATGGCAGAAGAAATCCTGCGCCGGATGAAGTATCCGAACGACGTCATCGAGGCGGTAAGCTTCATGGTGTCCCGGCACATGCAGTTCATGAACGTGCAGCAGATGCGGGTGGCGAGGCTGAAGCGGTTCATGGCAGAGCCGACCTTCCCGCTTGAGCTGGAGCTGCACCGGGTGGATTGCGCGTCGTCGAACGGATTCACGGAGAACCTGGACTTCGTGAAGGGGAAGCAGGCCGAATTCGCCGCCGAGCCCTTGATTCCCCCACCCTTGGTGACGGGACGGGACCTGATCGACCTCGGCCTGAAACCCGGGCCGCCGTTCAAGGAATTGCTGGAAGCCGTGCAGACGGAACAACTCGAGGGTCGCCTGACGGAGCGGGACGAGGCGTTGGCGTGGGTCAGGGAGCGGCTATGA
- a CDS encoding valine--pyruvate transaminase, translating to MTQEFSNFGRQLAGGSGIEELMDDLGHALATGGPDVCMLGGGQPAHIPEVNALWRRRMEEILAEPGTMERMLANYDPPRGNPKFIAAVATLFRREFGWKIGTENVAVTSGGQTAFFFLFNLLAGEMPDGRRKKILLPLVPEYIGYANQGSCGDLFRAVPPKIEKTGPHEFKYRVDFEALKVTDDIAAICVSRPTNPTGNVLTDEEIARLSDLAKAHGIPLIIDNAYGAPFPNIIFTEAKPVWDEHIILTLSLSKIGLPGTRTGIVIANPKIAAAVASMSAVIGLANPNIGQAIAQPLVESGEILRLANETVRPFYIEKSRQAREFVAESFGEDFNYYIHRSEGALFLWLWFPGLPITSRELYERLKKRGVLIISGHYFFFGHDDESWRHRHECLRMTFTMDESIVRRGIGIIGEEVRKAHEEAAVGV from the coding sequence ATGACACAGGAATTCTCCAACTTCGGCCGGCAACTCGCCGGCGGCAGCGGCATCGAGGAACTCATGGATGACCTGGGCCACGCCCTCGCCACCGGTGGCCCCGACGTCTGCATGCTCGGCGGCGGACAGCCCGCGCACATCCCGGAGGTGAATGCCCTGTGGCGCCGCCGGATGGAGGAGATCCTCGCCGAGCCGGGTACGATGGAGCGCATGCTGGCAAACTATGATCCGCCGCGGGGAAATCCGAAATTCATCGCCGCGGTCGCCACGTTGTTCCGCCGCGAATTCGGCTGGAAGATCGGCACGGAAAACGTCGCCGTGACCTCGGGCGGCCAGACGGCATTCTTCTTTCTCTTCAATCTGTTGGCCGGCGAGATGCCCGACGGCCGCCGGAAGAAGATCCTGCTGCCGCTGGTGCCGGAATACATCGGCTACGCGAATCAGGGATCCTGTGGTGATCTCTTCCGCGCGGTGCCGCCGAAGATCGAGAAGACCGGCCCGCATGAGTTCAAGTATCGCGTGGATTTCGAGGCGCTGAAGGTGACCGACGACATCGCGGCGATCTGTGTTTCACGTCCGACGAATCCGACCGGCAATGTCCTCACCGACGAGGAGATCGCGCGGCTTTCCGATCTGGCAAAGGCGCACGGGATCCCGCTGATCATCGACAATGCCTACGGTGCGCCGTTTCCGAACATCATCTTCACGGAAGCGAAGCCGGTGTGGGATGAGCACATCATCCTGACGCTGAGCCTGTCGAAGATCGGGCTTCCCGGAACGCGGACTGGCATCGTGATCGCGAATCCGAAGATCGCGGCCGCTGTGGCCTCGATGAGTGCGGTGATCGGCCTCGCCAATCCGAATATCGGCCAGGCCATCGCGCAGCCGTTGGTGGAGAGTGGCGAGATCCTGCGATTGGCGAATGAGACGGTGAGGCCGTTTTACATCGAGAAGTCGCGACAAGCACGGGAGTTTGTGGCGGAGAGCTTTGGCGAGGATTTCAACTACTACATTCATCGTAGCGAAGGCGCGCTCTTTCTCTGGCTGTGGTTCCCCGGCCTGCCGATCACATCGCGTGAGCTGTATGAGCGACTCAAGAAGCGCGGGGTGCTGATCATCTCAGGGCACTACTTCTTCTTCGGCCATGATGATGAGTCGTGGAGGCACCGCCACGAGTGCCTGCGGATGACGTTCACGATGGATGAGAGCATCGTCCGGCGTGGGATCGGGATCATCGGTGAGGAGGTGCGGAAAGCGCACGAAGAGGCGGCGGTCGGGGTGTGA
- a CDS encoding protein kinase domain-containing protein, with product MTESHSCPDCGAPLPADSPQSLCPACLLRQALASRTIVAGQESTPPPPPPTPEEIADKFPQFEVTECLGSGGMGVVYKARQKSLDRWVAIKILRPEKTGDERFAERFAREAQTLARLNQPNIVTVFDYGETDGLFYIVMEFVDGVNLRDLLREGRLEPEQALAIVPPICEALQYAHAKGIVHRDIKPENLLLDRDGRLKIADFGIASLVGATGETSGTPPYMAPEQKGPSKVDHRADIYALGVVLYEMLTGERPAKELVAPSRKVQVDVRLDEMVLRALDQNPERRYQTAEEFRTVVETIQPEPAPPPFPPADSPAPVKAPGMWRRYWWLIPLMIPIGILIGLCAGILQSSLTPKRYVSQTVIQVVSSEDPLNPTPAGALPVKLGLITSPLSLEEVASRLNLRQRWGGDPEMMEYRLREMIEVQPITGTSLVAIRVTDTDPTEAAEIANSLAQVFLTKSKGLIHETAIAAKTPIQPVVLLILVKSSLVGVLVALIAAVPLMLLAHRRSLRKNGIPTRSRGLKICASILLCLLALFFAKQRIFPTRLVRGDEGPFLGRVKFEFHHPEAVSGGFSIGFPVRQDETSPFRPGLGQRETLKDGHTGWMRARVVSHGPASPVVVAATSLDGEHWEAKEAVLDSWPTGSKLNLEFANGYKAQVSWDRGAEGPPAATQGPRWLVVIPVVLLLVLVGLVLLIIAIAKTKSGTAKVVGIIVVILLILGIFVAVPLMWMVTYRAHEGPLPIPVQQGMKPSGEIELLPEGN from the coding sequence ATGACCGAATCCCATTCCTGCCCCGACTGCGGAGCTCCCCTGCCCGCCGATTCCCCGCAGTCGCTCTGCCCCGCCTGTCTGCTTCGGCAAGCGCTGGCGTCCCGGACCATCGTCGCGGGGCAAGAAAGCACGCCCCCTCCTCCGCCGCCGACTCCGGAGGAAATCGCGGACAAGTTTCCCCAATTCGAAGTCACCGAGTGTCTCGGCAGCGGCGGGATGGGTGTGGTTTACAAAGCGCGCCAGAAGTCGCTCGACCGCTGGGTGGCGATCAAAATCCTGCGGCCGGAGAAGACCGGTGATGAACGATTCGCCGAGCGCTTCGCCCGCGAGGCCCAGACCCTGGCCCGGCTAAATCAGCCGAACATCGTCACCGTCTTCGACTACGGCGAGACGGACGGGCTCTTCTACATCGTGATGGAGTTCGTGGACGGAGTGAACCTCCGCGACCTGCTGCGTGAAGGGAGGCTCGAGCCCGAACAGGCGCTGGCGATCGTGCCGCCGATCTGCGAGGCGCTGCAATACGCGCACGCAAAGGGCATCGTTCACCGCGACATCAAGCCGGAGAATCTTCTGTTAGATCGCGATGGGCGACTCAAGATCGCCGACTTCGGCATTGCCTCGCTAGTCGGGGCCACTGGCGAGACCTCAGGAACGCCGCCCTACATGGCACCCGAGCAAAAGGGACCGAGCAAGGTCGATCACCGGGCAGACATCTACGCACTCGGCGTGGTGCTCTACGAGATGCTCACGGGCGAGCGGCCGGCGAAGGAACTCGTGGCGCCATCGAGGAAGGTGCAGGTGGACGTGCGACTTGATGAGATGGTGTTGCGCGCCCTGGATCAGAATCCCGAGCGCCGCTATCAAACCGCGGAAGAGTTTCGCACGGTGGTGGAGACGATCCAACCGGAGCCAGCTCCACCGCCATTTCCCCCAGCCGACTCGCCCGCCCCCGTAAAAGCGCCCGGCATGTGGCGGCGATACTGGTGGCTGATTCCCCTGATGATCCCCATCGGCATCCTGATCGGGCTCTGCGCTGGCATCCTGCAGAGCAGCTTGACCCCGAAGCGCTACGTTTCGCAGACGGTGATTCAGGTGGTCTCCAGTGAAGATCCGTTGAACCCCACGCCTGCGGGAGCACTGCCGGTGAAGCTGGGATTGATCACGTCGCCTCTGTCATTGGAGGAGGTCGCAAGCCGGCTGAACTTGCGACAACGTTGGGGGGGCGATCCCGAGATGATGGAGTATCGGCTGCGGGAGATGATCGAGGTCCAACCCATCACCGGAACCAGCCTGGTCGCAATCCGGGTGACCGACACCGATCCGACGGAAGCCGCTGAGATCGCAAACTCATTGGCCCAAGTCTTTCTCACAAAGAGCAAGGGATTGATCCATGAGACCGCGATTGCCGCTAAAACACCTATCCAGCCGGTTGTGCTGCTCATCTTGGTGAAATCGTCGCTCGTTGGAGTGCTGGTCGCTTTGATCGCAGCGGTCCCGCTGATGCTGCTCGCGCATCGCCGCTCTCTCCGGAAGAACGGCATTCCAACCCGCTCCCGCGGGCTGAAGATCTGCGCCAGCATCCTGCTGTGCCTGCTGGCGCTCTTCTTCGCCAAACAGCGGATCTTTCCTACCCGCCTCGTCCGCGGAGATGAGGGGCCGTTTCTCGGGCGGGTTAAATTCGAGTTCCATCATCCGGAAGCGGTTTCCGGCGGTTTTTCCATTGGCTTCCCGGTGAGGCAGGATGAGACGAGCCCATTCCGGCCGGGGCTCGGCCAAAGGGAGACGCTGAAAGACGGCCACACGGGATGGATGCGGGCCCGGGTGGTCTCGCATGGCCCCGCTTCGCCCGTGGTGGTCGCGGCAACGTCGCTCGATGGAGAACACTGGGAAGCCAAGGAAGCCGTGCTCGATTCATGGCCAACGGGCAGCAAGTTGAACTTGGAATTTGCCAACGGCTACAAGGCGCAGGTGTCGTGGGACCGTGGCGCAGAAGGTCCGCCAGCGGCCACGCAAGGACCGAGGTGGCTCGTCGTGATCCCCGTTGTCTTGCTGCTGGTTCTCGTCGGATTGGTCTTGCTCATCATTGCGATCGCGAAAACCAAGTCAGGAACCGCCAAGGTAGTAGGAATCATCGTTGTGATCCTGCTGATCCTCGGGATTTTCGTGGCCGTGCCTTTGATGTGGATGGTGACTTATCGTGCGCATGAAGGGCCCCTGCCGATCCCCGTGCAGCAAGGCATGAAGCCTTCGGGGGAAATCGAGCTGCTGCCCGAGGGCAACTGA
- a CDS encoding mannose-1-phosphate guanylyltransferase — protein MPDPSSTYALILAGGSGTRFWPLSRNAKPKQLLNLFGDTTLLEQTIARLEGLVPVENILILTNAQQEAGVREVASMLPPENIFAEPAKRDTAPAVALGIGLVAARNPDALMMVLPADQLIQDTAAFHAVMRDALAAAQKSDGLVTIGIKPTWPCPSYGYIERGQRATIPGLVCDQMPAEVKRFREKPSTDLAEQFLAQGGFCWNAGMFVWSIPNVIRELTTHQPELASFISELRRSSNVAATVAAQFPKLTPISIDYGLMEKARRVLNIEATFDWDDVGSWISVAGYLEKVGSDNRVNAPVSEIDSENNIVFNARKGSHIALLGVDDLIIVQTEDALLIANRHQADAIKKLSDKLPPGLL, from the coding sequence ATGCCCGACCCCTCGTCCACCTACGCCCTGATCCTCGCCGGAGGTTCCGGCACCCGCTTCTGGCCGCTCAGCCGCAATGCGAAGCCGAAACAGCTGCTCAATCTTTTCGGCGACACCACCTTGCTGGAGCAGACGATCGCCCGCCTTGAAGGGCTGGTGCCGGTCGAAAACATCCTCATCCTGACGAATGCCCAGCAGGAAGCCGGCGTCCGCGAGGTGGCGTCGATGCTGCCGCCGGAGAACATTTTTGCCGAGCCCGCCAAACGCGATACCGCCCCGGCCGTGGCCCTCGGCATCGGTCTCGTCGCTGCCCGGAATCCCGACGCGCTGATGATGGTGCTGCCGGCCGACCAGCTCATCCAGGACACTGCCGCCTTCCACGCGGTGATGCGGGACGCGCTGGCTGCCGCACAAAAGTCGGACGGTCTTGTGACCATCGGCATCAAGCCCACCTGGCCATGTCCGTCCTACGGCTACATCGAGCGCGGCCAACGCGCTACCATTCCGGGCCTCGTCTGCGACCAGATGCCGGCCGAGGTGAAGCGCTTCCGTGAAAAGCCCAGCACCGATCTCGCCGAGCAATTCCTCGCCCAAGGTGGCTTCTGCTGGAATGCCGGCATGTTCGTCTGGTCCATCCCGAATGTGATCCGCGAGCTGACCACCCACCAGCCGGAACTCGCCTCGTTCATTTCCGAACTCCGCCGTTCCTCAAACGTCGCCGCCACCGTCGCCGCGCAGTTCCCGAAGCTCACGCCGATCTCGATCGACTACGGCCTCATGGAAAAGGCCCGCCGCGTCCTCAATATCGAGGCAACCTTCGACTGGGACGATGTCGGCTCCTGGATTTCCGTCGCCGGCTACCTCGAAAAGGTCGGCAGCGACAACCGGGTGAACGCCCCGGTGTCCGAGATCGATTCGGAAAACAACATCGTCTTCAACGCCCGCAAGGGCAGCCATATCGCGCTACTCGGCGTGGATGATTTGATCATCGTGCAAACGGAGGATGCCCTGCTCATCGCCAACCGCCATCAGGCGGATGCGATCAAGAAGCTCTCCGACAAGCTCCCGCCGGGGCTGCTTTAA
- a CDS encoding NAD(P)/FAD-dependent oxidoreductase: MTPDVAILGAGPAGSTLAALLSQRGFKVLVFDDAKRPELLVGESLVPATVPVMQRLGIEEKVKSYSQHKPGVTFLHRHGSRVDFTFGVVAGTVPYAYNIPRPQFDDTLRERAEELGARFVTHRAGVEKGEGTREIQLSSESLAAAGLTEHPRLLIDATGRARLFARTLGIGAKTGERSDVAYFAHYENFKHDFPPDGQVVITILEQGWSWRIPLPGRLSVGVVVHKDAAKTYGNTPEERLEYALKNEPLLKEHSKDARRVTPVMTYTNYQLVSDRGHGPGWAACGDSFGFVDPMLSPGLFMALEAARLFDVHVFSKGAAVLDQPQELAAGFAAAEAELHDWHESWWELIRHFYDGGIFSMYETGTNFSAQFKGWPGINFVENHMTKHIASMASGAFTRRRYSRGLVSFMRKYMLRNCRPPEDYAVLPVK; this comes from the coding sequence ATGACTCCCGATGTCGCCATCCTCGGAGCCGGGCCGGCGGGCTCGACACTGGCAGCCTTGCTCTCGCAGCGCGGCTTCAAGGTGCTGGTCTTCGACGATGCAAAGCGCCCCGAGCTGTTAGTGGGAGAGTCGCTGGTGCCAGCCACCGTGCCGGTGATGCAGCGGCTGGGGATCGAGGAGAAGGTAAAGAGCTACTCGCAGCACAAGCCCGGCGTCACCTTCCTGCACCGCCACGGCAGCCGGGTGGATTTCACCTTCGGAGTCGTAGCCGGCACCGTGCCCTATGCCTACAACATCCCGCGCCCTCAGTTTGACGATACCCTGCGTGAGCGGGCAGAGGAACTCGGCGCACGCTTCGTGACGCACCGGGCTGGGGTCGAGAAAGGGGAGGGGACACGTGAGATCCAGCTTTCCTCAGAGTCCCTCGCCGCTGCGGGCCTGACCGAACATCCTCGACTTTTGATCGATGCAACGGGCCGGGCACGCTTGTTCGCGCGGACGCTGGGTATCGGCGCCAAGACCGGCGAACGCAGCGATGTCGCCTACTTCGCCCACTACGAGAACTTCAAACACGACTTCCCGCCGGATGGCCAGGTCGTGATCACCATCCTTGAGCAAGGCTGGAGCTGGCGCATTCCGCTGCCCGGCCGGCTTTCCGTGGGCGTGGTCGTTCACAAGGACGCGGCGAAGACCTATGGCAACACGCCGGAGGAACGGCTGGAGTATGCCCTGAAGAACGAGCCGCTGCTGAAGGAGCACTCGAAGGACGCGAGGCGAGTGACGCCGGTGATGACCTACACGAACTACCAACTTGTTTCCGACCGTGGCCACGGGCCGGGCTGGGCAGCATGCGGCGATTCGTTCGGTTTCGTCGATCCGATGCTTTCGCCGGGCCTTTTCATGGCACTAGAGGCCGCGCGCTTGTTCGACGTGCACGTGTTTTCAAAAGGAGCCGCTGTGCTCGATCAGCCACAGGAGCTTGCCGCCGGATTCGCCGCAGCAGAAGCCGAGCTCCACGACTGGCACGAGAGCTGGTGGGAACTCATCCGCCACTTCTACGATGGCGGCATCTTCTCGATGTATGAGACCGGCACAAACTTCTCAGCCCAATTCAAGGGCTGGCCCGGGATCAACTTCGTCGAGAACCACATGACGAAGCACATCGCCTCGATGGCTTCGGGTGCTTTCACACGACGGAGATACAGCCGCGGTCTGGTGAGCTTCATGCGCAAGTACATGCTCCGCAACTGCCGCCCGCCGGAAGACTACGCGGTGCTGCCAGTGAAATAA
- a CDS encoding redoxin domain-containing protein — MPLQVGEKAPDFTLVTKTAEGPQLVKLSEQIGKSNLVLLFVPMAFTGVCTTELCDISGGISEYEALDAKVFGISGDSPFAQEAWAKQAGITLPLLSDYEHTVAKAYGVAYEQFLPEANLIMGGVAKRSAFVIDKEGVIRYSEAQDHPKDLPNFEAVKATLQSLA; from the coding sequence ATGCCTCTCCAAGTTGGCGAAAAAGCCCCCGACTTCACCCTCGTGACCAAGACCGCCGAAGGCCCGCAGCTCGTGAAGCTGTCGGAGCAGATCGGCAAATCGAACCTCGTGCTCCTCTTCGTGCCGATGGCCTTCACCGGCGTCTGCACCACCGAGCTGTGCGACATCTCCGGCGGCATCTCCGAGTATGAAGCGCTCGATGCGAAGGTCTTCGGCATTTCCGGCGACAGCCCGTTCGCGCAGGAAGCCTGGGCCAAGCAGGCCGGTATCACGCTGCCGCTGCTGAGCGACTATGAGCACACCGTGGCCAAGGCCTACGGCGTCGCCTACGAGCAATTCCTGCCCGAGGCGAACCTGATCATGGGTGGCGTGGCAAAGCGCTCCGCCTTCGTGATCGATAAGGAAGGCGTCATCCGCTACTCCGAAGCACAGGATCACCCGAAGGACCTGCCGAACTTCGAGGCGGTGAAGGCGACCCTCCAGTCGCTCGCTTGA
- a CDS encoding C39 family peptidase, producing MKSSFPALLAALLLVPLHAQDTDNKDKIPATSLDGVIFDEALWTKSLEDLQTATKPAPEVIKKTETGSVRRILQGMEWLSTAKDGLRADPASYQLLGKKVGEVIIRGREGKAGDATVSLFNRGDDGEIPIKTYQAKLNEWKTLLDEKLAVRSEVRNQQTPVPLEGWVWRKGDTAVLLEGSVTRSEKRAEFIRLRLTSISASKNAPTKMARRDSFSANVKKDEKGFTYVDGVPMVDQGQKGYCVVASVERVARYFGADIDQHEMAQLANTGENGTTGDGMDKAFQKITGKVHLRTLKHIEYDDKRAERDLRAYNAAAKKAGVKTIDIDTDMFYVDPRQFWFNANKETFRDMKRAQPGYEHFERKIKEYVDQGIPLCWTLYLGMFPEKGLPQSFGGHMRLIIGYNFTSPDPNEHQIYYTDSWGSGHEKKAMRADEGFCMTMALYTMVPNK from the coding sequence ATGAAATCCTCCTTCCCCGCTCTCTTGGCGGCCCTGCTCCTGGTGCCGCTGCATGCGCAGGACACAGACAACAAGGACAAGATCCCGGCGACCTCGCTGGATGGCGTGATTTTCGACGAAGCGCTGTGGACCAAGTCACTTGAGGATCTGCAGACCGCGACCAAGCCCGCGCCGGAGGTCATCAAGAAGACCGAGACCGGAAGCGTCCGGCGCATCCTCCAGGGCATGGAATGGCTTTCCACTGCCAAGGACGGCCTGCGTGCCGATCCGGCGTCCTACCAGCTTCTTGGCAAAAAGGTCGGCGAAGTGATCATCCGCGGCCGCGAGGGCAAGGCTGGCGACGCCACCGTCTCCCTCTTCAACCGCGGCGACGATGGCGAGATCCCGATCAAGACCTACCAGGCCAAGCTCAACGAGTGGAAAACCCTGCTGGATGAAAAGCTCGCCGTGCGCTCCGAAGTGCGAAACCAGCAAACTCCCGTGCCGCTGGAAGGCTGGGTGTGGAGGAAAGGTGACACGGCCGTGCTGCTGGAAGGCAGCGTGACCCGCTCGGAGAAGCGCGCCGAATTCATCCGCCTGCGCCTCACCTCGATCAGCGCGTCCAAGAACGCTCCGACCAAGATGGCGCGCCGGGACAGCTTCTCCGCCAATGTGAAGAAGGACGAGAAGGGCTTCACCTACGTTGACGGTGTTCCGATGGTCGACCAGGGCCAGAAGGGCTACTGCGTCGTCGCCAGCGTCGAGCGCGTGGCCCGCTACTTCGGTGCGGACATCGACCAGCACGAGATGGCCCAGCTCGCCAATACCGGCGAAAACGGCACCACCGGCGATGGCATGGACAAGGCCTTCCAGAAGATCACCGGCAAGGTCCACCTGCGCACGCTCAAGCACATCGAATACGACGACAAGCGGGCCGAGCGCGACCTTCGCGCCTACAACGCCGCGGCAAAGAAGGCCGGGGTCAAGACCATCGATATCGACACCGACATGTTCTACGTCGATCCGCGCCAGTTCTGGTTCAATGCGAACAAGGAGACCTTCCGCGACATGAAGCGGGCCCAGCCGGGCTACGAGCACTTCGAGCGCAAGATCAAGGAATACGTCGACCAAGGCATCCCGCTGTGCTGGACGCTTTACCTCGGCATGTTCCCGGAGAAGGGCCTGCCGCAGAGCTTCGGCGGCCACATGCGCCTGATCATCGGCTACAATTTCACCTCGCCCGACCCGAATGAGCACCAGATCTACTACACGGATTCGTGGGGTTCGGGTCACGAGAAGAAGGCCATGCGTGCCGACGAAGGCTTCTGCATGACCATGGCGCTCTACACGATGGTGCCGAACAAGTAA
- a CDS encoding SDR family oxidoreductase: MRLAITGTTGRVGRALADRLAGCHEIVELPRTRLDLGADGCERVLAELDFDVLLNPAGLTSLEQCEDDPELAHRVNAEAPLRLAEACGGRPMLHFSTDYVFDGVTSGLRHEDEVPSPLSVYGKTKAAGEAGVLAAGGTVMRISWVFGPEKPAFPDQIVAKALAGQELAAVADKYSLPCFTPDLCEWVDGWLDAGCPGGIFHGCQSGEPVSWHGMALEIVALLGERGIAAPEVKALSMAGMTAFRAPRPRHTAMATDRLTDLLEKAPRDWKSALRDHVDALLISR, encoded by the coding sequence ATGCGGCTGGCGATCACCGGGACCACGGGCCGCGTCGGCCGGGCCTTGGCCGACCGCTTGGCGGGCTGTCACGAGATCGTCGAATTGCCACGCACCCGGCTCGATCTGGGCGCGGATGGCTGCGAACGCGTGCTGGCGGAGCTGGACTTCGACGTCCTACTGAATCCCGCCGGGCTGACGAGTCTGGAGCAGTGCGAGGATGATCCGGAGCTGGCGCATCGGGTGAATGCGGAGGCTCCCCTCAGGCTGGCCGAGGCATGCGGCGGCCGACCGATGCTTCATTTCAGCACGGACTACGTCTTCGACGGTGTGACATCGGGCCTGCGGCATGAGGATGAAGTTCCCTCCCCGCTTTCGGTCTATGGCAAGACGAAGGCTGCGGGCGAAGCCGGCGTGTTGGCCGCGGGAGGCACGGTGATGCGGATCTCGTGGGTCTTCGGCCCGGAGAAGCCGGCGTTTCCCGATCAGATCGTGGCCAAGGCCTTGGCAGGTCAGGAACTCGCGGCGGTGGCCGACAAGTACTCGCTGCCGTGTTTCACGCCGGACCTGTGCGAATGGGTGGATGGCTGGCTAGACGCTGGCTGCCCCGGCGGAATCTTCCACGGCTGCCAGAGCGGCGAGCCGGTGAGCTGGCACGGCATGGCCTTGGAAATCGTGGCGTTGCTTGGGGAGAGAGGCATCGCCGCGCCTGAGGTGAAGGCGCTTTCCATGGCAGGAATGACCGCTTTTCGCGCGCCGCGGCCCCGTCACACGGCGATGGCCACTGACCGGCTGACCGATCTGCTAGAAAAAGCGCCCAGGGACTGGAAATCAGCCCTAAGGGATCATGTGGACGCGCTCCTGATATCCCGTTGA
- a CDS encoding RNA polymerase sigma factor: MSAHDAAFFATTRWTIVADAARGGDAVATEALGALFRTYWQPLYRYARRRGKSKEDAEDLVQGFFGHLLEAQALRDTSRDKGRFRAFLLASFNHWMINDWRRETRQKRGGGVPLLSFDWEEAESGLKLEVADERSPDRLFDREWALTLLGKVLDDLEAACREEGSVQFEKLKPCLTADSSKIPYASLAVELDMSEGALRVAVHRLRKRYRALLTDEIARTLSSPEAVEDEMQALFAVLAG, encoded by the coding sequence ATGTCCGCACACGACGCCGCCTTCTTCGCCACAACCCGCTGGACCATCGTGGCCGACGCGGCCCGCGGCGGCGATGCCGTGGCGACGGAAGCCCTCGGTGCGCTATTCCGCACCTACTGGCAGCCGCTCTATCGCTATGCGCGGCGGCGGGGAAAATCAAAGGAGGACGCGGAAGACCTAGTGCAGGGATTCTTCGGCCATCTGCTGGAAGCCCAGGCCCTGCGTGACACCAGCCGGGACAAGGGGCGGTTCCGTGCCTTCCTGCTGGCATCGTTCAACCACTGGATGATCAACGACTGGAGGCGGGAAACGAGGCAGAAGCGCGGCGGCGGAGTCCCCCTACTTTCGTTCGATTGGGAAGAGGCGGAGTCAGGCCTGAAACTGGAAGTCGCCGATGAGCGGAGCCCTGACCGCCTTTTCGACCGGGAGTGGGCACTGACGCTGTTAGGCAAGGTGCTCGACGACCTTGAAGCCGCCTGCCGCGAAGAAGGAAGTGTGCAGTTCGAGAAGCTGAAGCCCTGCCTGACCGCTGACTCCAGCAAGATCCCCTATGCATCCCTGGCGGTGGAACTCGACATGAGCGAGGGCGCGCTGCGCGTCGCCGTCCACCGGCTGCGCAAGCGCTACCGCGCCCTGCTGACCGATGAGATCGCACGCACGCTTTCCTCGCCCGAGGCAGTGGAGGATGAAATGCAGGCTCTGTTCGCGGTGCTGGCGGGTTGA